In Archangium violaceum, the following are encoded in one genomic region:
- a CDS encoding SDR family oxidoreductase produces MSARNAIVVGGTGDIGKAVTARLRAEGLRVVCASNDVRQETPDEMRVDVTDEASVISLFDRAEKQLGPLALLVNCAGFGAFTPLEEMSLHDWRKTLDVNLTGTFLCAREAFKRMKAHGGGRLIHIGSVSDHLALPMNGAYAASKHGVRGLTGVLNEEGKPYSIRATLISLGAVYTSFWRTRPEFSPADMLSVEEVAQSIWEIARKPLNVRVDEIRLLPPKGVL; encoded by the coding sequence ATGAGCGCTCGGAATGCGATCGTCGTCGGTGGAACCGGCGACATAGGAAAAGCAGTCACCGCCAGACTGCGGGCGGAGGGCCTGCGCGTCGTGTGCGCCTCGAACGACGTGCGGCAGGAGACGCCCGACGAGATGCGGGTCGACGTCACGGACGAGGCCTCCGTGATCTCGCTGTTCGACCGGGCGGAGAAGCAGCTGGGCCCCCTCGCCCTCCTGGTCAACTGCGCTGGCTTCGGGGCCTTCACGCCACTCGAGGAGATGTCGCTCCACGACTGGCGCAAGACCCTCGACGTGAACCTGACGGGGACCTTCCTCTGCGCGCGTGAAGCGTTCAAGCGGATGAAGGCACACGGAGGCGGGAGGCTCATCCACATTGGCTCCGTGAGCGATCACCTCGCCCTGCCCATGAACGGGGCCTATGCCGCGTCCAAGCATGGGGTCCGAGGCCTGACGGGCGTCTTGAACGAGGAGGGGAAGCCCTACTCCATCCGGGCCACGCTCATCTCGCTGGGCGCCGTCTATACCTCCTTCTGGAGAACGCGCCCGGAGTTCAGCCCGGCCGACATGCTGTCCGTGGAGGAAGTGGCCCAGAGCATCTGGGAGATCGCCCGGAAGCCCTTGAACGTCCGGGTCGATGAGATCCGCCTCCTTCCCCCCAAGGGAGTCCTGTGA
- a CDS encoding Coq4 family protein, with amino-acid sequence MPEQSPDALARELTKRRATLAEAIPVLSTSGLQAASDALLLAIPGFQRLYTERWDPAPLAPEALVTMPVGSFGNAYARYMEHYRLSPDFFPIQTRIGADATPTQYAVHRLNKCHDFLHVLGAYETSDEDEVAVQSFVFGMAPVALAVFLAEAAVHPEIQQQRYKHLRDIYAGEIQTEDFERGTAATSLLGERFEALLEMPLDLLRRRLGITPRAPALVGRAGENSCGGFTAIPFFTPALAT; translated from the coding sequence GTGCCCGAACAGTCCCCCGACGCGCTCGCACGTGAGCTGACGAAGCGGCGGGCCACACTCGCGGAAGCCATCCCCGTCCTGTCCACCTCCGGACTCCAGGCCGCCAGCGATGCCCTCCTGCTCGCGATACCTGGCTTCCAGCGGCTCTATACCGAGCGATGGGATCCCGCTCCCCTGGCGCCCGAAGCGCTCGTGACGATGCCGGTGGGCTCGTTCGGAAACGCCTATGCGCGTTACATGGAGCACTACCGGCTGTCCCCCGACTTCTTCCCCATCCAGACGCGGATCGGCGCGGACGCGACTCCCACGCAGTACGCCGTCCACCGGCTCAACAAGTGCCACGACTTCCTCCACGTGCTGGGCGCGTATGAGACGTCGGACGAGGACGAGGTCGCCGTCCAGTCGTTCGTGTTCGGCATGGCCCCCGTAGCGCTCGCCGTCTTCCTGGCGGAGGCGGCGGTCCATCCGGAGATCCAGCAGCAGCGCTACAAGCACCTGCGCGACATCTACGCGGGAGAGATCCAGACGGAGGACTTCGAGCGGGGGACCGCCGCCACGTCCTTGTTGGGCGAGCGCTTCGAGGCCCTGTTGGAGATGCCACTGGACCTGCTGCGGCGGCGGCTCGGCATCACCCCGAGAGCACCCGCGCTGGTGGGACGCGCCGGAGAGAACTCCTGCGGCGGCTTCACGGCCATACCGTTCTTCACACCCGCACTGGCGACCTGA